A stretch of the Candidatus Neptunochlamydia vexilliferae genome encodes the following:
- a CDS encoding helix-turn-helix domain-containing protein encodes MTLFLITPGEMSGHLAKRARGKRLALNLSQKTLSERSKVSLSVIKKFEKTGKISLQSLLKIALVLDALEPFKDLFGQKIADTSLETLLEEKERKRGRR; translated from the coding sequence ATGACTCTTTTCTTAATTACTCCGGGCGAGATGTCAGGTCACCTTGCCAAGAGGGCTCGGGGAAAAAGGCTGGCGCTCAACCTCTCGCAGAAGACCCTTTCGGAGCGTTCGAAGGTCAGTCTTTCAGTGATTAAGAAATTTGAGAAAACGGGAAAAATTTCACTGCAGTCGCTGCTGAAAATCGCCCTTGTCCTAGATGCCCTAGAACCCTTTAAGGATCTCTTTGGGCAAAAAATAGCTGACACATCTCTTGAGACGCTTCTTGAAGAGAAAGAAAGAAAAAGGGGACGGCGATGA